In Phyllopteryx taeniolatus isolate TA_2022b chromosome 1, UOR_Ptae_1.2, whole genome shotgun sequence, the following proteins share a genomic window:
- the LOC133487214 gene encoding transcription factor Spi-B isoform X3, giving the protein MAYVTELRLGAGRGSWGGAAPSSCPEVDLEVIEEYLQEHSLEVQPAHTHTLPLTNVVQYVHSHHSTRIIENSWSGQHAYEWHCGAPNKEYEAEAAPPSWPHHDQWDYVASSDKANVCIDSDSQSSSSRCQEYHEAPSPTSESRGRPNKDASLLAPISGKRKDRLFQFLFEMLQTPSMRSCIWWVQSSSGTFQFSSQNKEHLAEIWGRRKGNRKTMTYQKMARALRNYARTGEIQKVKRKLTYRFDEKTLRGLRGDSSAI; this is encoded by the exons ATGGCTTATGTGACCGAGCTCAGGCTCGGTGCAGGTCGGGGGTCGTGGGGCGGAGCGGCGCCCTCGTCCTGCCCGGAGGTGGACCTGGAGGTCATCGAGGAGTATCTGCAGGAGCATTCGCTGGAGGTCCAGcccgcgcacacgcacaccttGCCTCTGACCAACGTGGTGCAGTACGTGCACTCCCACCACAGCACCAGAATCATAG AGAATAGCTGGTCAGGCCAACACGCCTACGAGTGGCACTGCGGTGCGCCTAATAAGGAATACGAGGCGGAAGCTGCACCTCCGTCCTGGCCGCATCACGACCAGTGG GATTACGTTGCGTCTTCAGACAAGGCGAACGTATGTATCGACTCAGACTCTCAGTCCAGTAGTTCCCGGTGCCAGGAATACCACGAGGCTCCTTCTCCGACCTCGGAGAGCAGAGGCAGACCCAACAAAGACGCTTCACTTCTTGCTCCAATCTCAG GAAAGAGGAAGGACCGCTTGTTCCAGTTCCTGTTTGAGATGCTGCAAACGCCGTCCATGCGAAGCTGCATCTGGTGGGTCCAGTCCTCCTCGGGCACATTTCAGTTCTCCTCCCAAAACAAAGAGCACCTGGCAGAGATTTGGGGCCGCCGGAAAGGGAACCGCAAGACAATGACCTACCAGAAAATGGCGCGGGCACTGAGGAATTACGCCCGCACGGGCGAGATCCAAAAGGTGAAGCGGAAACTCACCTATCGGTTTGATGAGAAGACACTGAGAGGCCTCCGGGGAGACAGCAGCGCCATCTAG
- the LOC133487214 gene encoding transcription factor Spi-B-like isoform X1, with amino-acid sequence MTVALISPLIRYNFDVATFPPGFSFQTKIVLAVMEAMAYVTELRLGAGRGSWGGAAPSSCPEVDLEVIEEYLQEHSLEVQPAHTHTLPLTNVVQYVHSHHSTRIIENSWSGQHAYEWHCGAPNKEYEAEAAPPSWPHHDQWDYVASSDKANVCIDSDSQSSSSRCQEYHEAPSPTSESRGRPNKDASLLAPISGKRKDRLFQFLFEMLQTPSMRSCIWWVQSSSGTFQFSSQNKEHLAEIWGRRKGNRKTMTYQKMARALRNYARTGEIQKVKRKLTYRFDEKTLRGLRGDSSAI; translated from the exons ATGACAGTTGCGCTGATATCACCGTTGATCCGTTACAATTTTGATGTGGCAACTTTCCCTCCCGGTTTCTCTTTCCAGACTAAAATTGTGTTGGCTGTAATGGAGGca ATGGCTTATGTGACCGAGCTCAGGCTCGGTGCAGGTCGGGGGTCGTGGGGCGGAGCGGCGCCCTCGTCCTGCCCGGAGGTGGACCTGGAGGTCATCGAGGAGTATCTGCAGGAGCATTCGCTGGAGGTCCAGcccgcgcacacgcacaccttGCCTCTGACCAACGTGGTGCAGTACGTGCACTCCCACCACAGCACCAGAATCATAG AGAATAGCTGGTCAGGCCAACACGCCTACGAGTGGCACTGCGGTGCGCCTAATAAGGAATACGAGGCGGAAGCTGCACCTCCGTCCTGGCCGCATCACGACCAGTGG GATTACGTTGCGTCTTCAGACAAGGCGAACGTATGTATCGACTCAGACTCTCAGTCCAGTAGTTCCCGGTGCCAGGAATACCACGAGGCTCCTTCTCCGACCTCGGAGAGCAGAGGCAGACCCAACAAAGACGCTTCACTTCTTGCTCCAATCTCAG GAAAGAGGAAGGACCGCTTGTTCCAGTTCCTGTTTGAGATGCTGCAAACGCCGTCCATGCGAAGCTGCATCTGGTGGGTCCAGTCCTCCTCGGGCACATTTCAGTTCTCCTCCCAAAACAAAGAGCACCTGGCAGAGATTTGGGGCCGCCGGAAAGGGAACCGCAAGACAATGACCTACCAGAAAATGGCGCGGGCACTGAGGAATTACGCCCGCACGGGCGAGATCCAAAAGGTGAAGCGGAAACTCACCTATCGGTTTGATGAGAAGACACTGAGAGGCCTCCGGGGAGACAGCAGCGCCATCTAG
- the LOC133487214 gene encoding transcription factor Spi-B isoform X2, translating into MEAMAYVTELRLGAGRGSWGGAAPSSCPEVDLEVIEEYLQEHSLEVQPAHTHTLPLTNVVQYVHSHHSTRIIENSWSGQHAYEWHCGAPNKEYEAEAAPPSWPHHDQWDYVASSDKANVCIDSDSQSSSSRCQEYHEAPSPTSESRGRPNKDASLLAPISGKRKDRLFQFLFEMLQTPSMRSCIWWVQSSSGTFQFSSQNKEHLAEIWGRRKGNRKTMTYQKMARALRNYARTGEIQKVKRKLTYRFDEKTLRGLRGDSSAI; encoded by the exons ATGGAGGca ATGGCTTATGTGACCGAGCTCAGGCTCGGTGCAGGTCGGGGGTCGTGGGGCGGAGCGGCGCCCTCGTCCTGCCCGGAGGTGGACCTGGAGGTCATCGAGGAGTATCTGCAGGAGCATTCGCTGGAGGTCCAGcccgcgcacacgcacaccttGCCTCTGACCAACGTGGTGCAGTACGTGCACTCCCACCACAGCACCAGAATCATAG AGAATAGCTGGTCAGGCCAACACGCCTACGAGTGGCACTGCGGTGCGCCTAATAAGGAATACGAGGCGGAAGCTGCACCTCCGTCCTGGCCGCATCACGACCAGTGG GATTACGTTGCGTCTTCAGACAAGGCGAACGTATGTATCGACTCAGACTCTCAGTCCAGTAGTTCCCGGTGCCAGGAATACCACGAGGCTCCTTCTCCGACCTCGGAGAGCAGAGGCAGACCCAACAAAGACGCTTCACTTCTTGCTCCAATCTCAG GAAAGAGGAAGGACCGCTTGTTCCAGTTCCTGTTTGAGATGCTGCAAACGCCGTCCATGCGAAGCTGCATCTGGTGGGTCCAGTCCTCCTCGGGCACATTTCAGTTCTCCTCCCAAAACAAAGAGCACCTGGCAGAGATTTGGGGCCGCCGGAAAGGGAACCGCAAGACAATGACCTACCAGAAAATGGCGCGGGCACTGAGGAATTACGCCCGCACGGGCGAGATCCAAAAGGTGAAGCGGAAACTCACCTATCGGTTTGATGAGAAGACACTGAGAGGCCTCCGGGGAGACAGCAGCGCCATCTAG